From a single Callithrix jacchus isolate 240 chromosome 5, calJac240_pri, whole genome shotgun sequence genomic region:
- the PLD6 gene encoding mitochondrial cardiolipin hydrolase isoform X2: MWRLRGRVAVATAVGLALALEVLPWVLRWLRSGRRRLRREVLFFPSQVTCTEALLKAPDEAAAALPNCCGCGLPHSESSLSRLMRALLAARVSLELCLFAFSSPQLGRAVQLLHQRGVRVRVVTDCDYMALNGSQIGLLRKAGRPGGGAGGEGRPDPRGVLGKGIQVRHDQDLGYMHHKFAIVDRRVLITGSLNWTTQAIQNNRENVLIMEDNEYVRLFLEEFERIWEEFNPTKYIFFPQKKKSH, encoded by the exons ATGTGGCGGTTGCGCGGGCGGGTGGCGGTTGCGACGGCTGTGGGCCTGGCGCTGGCCCTGGAGGTGCTACCTTGGGTGCTGCGCTGGCTGCGGtccgggcggcggcggctgcggcgtGAGGTGCTGTTCTTCCCGTCGCAGGTGACCTGCACCGAGGCTCTGCTGAAGGCTCCGGACGAGGCGGCAGCCGCGCTCCCCAACTGCTGCGGGTGCGGCCTGCCTCACAGCGAGAGCTCCCTGAGCCGCCTAATGCGCGCCCTGCTGGCCGCCCGCGTCAGCCTGGAGCTCTGCCTGTTCGCCTTCTCCAGCCCGCAGCTGGGCCGCGCGGTCCAGCTGCTGCACCAGCGCGGGGTGCGAGTGCGGGTCGTCACCGACTGCGACTACATGGCCCTCAACGGCTCACAGATCGGCCTGCTGCGCAAGGCAGGTAGGCCCGGCGGGGGCGCAGGTGGAGAAGGCCGACCTGACCCACGAGGGGTCCTAGGCAAAG GTATCCAGGTCCGGCACGATCAAGACCTGGGCTACATGCATCACAAGTTCGCCATCGTGGATAGGAGGGTGCTCATCACTGGCTCGCTCAACTGGACCACACAGGCCATCCAGAACAACAGGGAGAACGTGCTCATCATGGAGGACAACGAGTACGTGCGGCTTTTTCTGGAAGAATTTGAGCGCATCTGGGAAGAGTTTAACCCTACAAAGTATATCTTTTtcccacaaaagaagaaaagtcactGA
- the PLD6 gene encoding mitochondrial cardiolipin hydrolase isoform X3: MWRLRGRVAVATAVGLALALEVLPWVLRWLRSGRRRLRREVLFFPSQVTCTEALLKAPDEAAAALPNCCGCGLPHSESSLSRLMRALLAARVSLELCLFAFSSPQLGRAVQLLHQRGVRVRVVTDCDYMALNGSQIGLLRKAGIQVRHDQDLGYMHHKFAIVDRRVLITGSLNWTTQAIQNNRENVLIMEDNEFHPEVCWLCVWSHLPAHADTTTQRPFSAVFFLFKVTLQQQQQK, from the exons ATGTGGCGGTTGCGCGGGCGGGTGGCGGTTGCGACGGCTGTGGGCCTGGCGCTGGCCCTGGAGGTGCTACCTTGGGTGCTGCGCTGGCTGCGGtccgggcggcggcggctgcggcgtGAGGTGCTGTTCTTCCCGTCGCAGGTGACCTGCACCGAGGCTCTGCTGAAGGCTCCGGACGAGGCGGCAGCCGCGCTCCCCAACTGCTGCGGGTGCGGCCTGCCTCACAGCGAGAGCTCCCTGAGCCGCCTAATGCGCGCCCTGCTGGCCGCCCGCGTCAGCCTGGAGCTCTGCCTGTTCGCCTTCTCCAGCCCGCAGCTGGGCCGCGCGGTCCAGCTGCTGCACCAGCGCGGGGTGCGAGTGCGGGTCGTCACCGACTGCGACTACATGGCCCTCAACGGCTCACAGATCGGCCTGCTGCGCAAGGCAG GTATCCAGGTCCGGCACGATCAAGACCTGGGCTACATGCATCACAAGTTCGCCATCGTGGATAGGAGGGTGCTCATCACTGGCTCGCTCAACTGGACCACACAGGCCATCCAGAACAACAGGGAGAACGTGCTCATCATGGAGGACAACGA GTTCCATCCTGAGGTCTGCTGGCTGTGTGTGTGGTCTCACCTCCCGGCTCATGCTGACACTACCACCCAGAGACCCTTCAGtgctgtgtttttcctttttaaagttacccttcaacaacaacaacaaaagtaa
- the PLD6 gene encoding mitochondrial cardiolipin hydrolase isoform X4, with the protein MWRLRGRVAVATAVGLALALEVLPWVLRWLRSGRRRLRREVLFFPSQVTCTEALLKAPDEAAAALPNCCGCGLPHSESSLSRLMRALLAARVSLELCLFAFSSPQLGRAVQLLHQRGVRVRVVTDCDYMALNGSQIGLLRKAGIQVRHDQDLGYMHHKFAIVDRRVLITGSLNWTTQAIQNNRENVLIMEDNEYVRLFLEEFERIWEEFNPTKYIFFPQKKKSH; encoded by the exons ATGTGGCGGTTGCGCGGGCGGGTGGCGGTTGCGACGGCTGTGGGCCTGGCGCTGGCCCTGGAGGTGCTACCTTGGGTGCTGCGCTGGCTGCGGtccgggcggcggcggctgcggcgtGAGGTGCTGTTCTTCCCGTCGCAGGTGACCTGCACCGAGGCTCTGCTGAAGGCTCCGGACGAGGCGGCAGCCGCGCTCCCCAACTGCTGCGGGTGCGGCCTGCCTCACAGCGAGAGCTCCCTGAGCCGCCTAATGCGCGCCCTGCTGGCCGCCCGCGTCAGCCTGGAGCTCTGCCTGTTCGCCTTCTCCAGCCCGCAGCTGGGCCGCGCGGTCCAGCTGCTGCACCAGCGCGGGGTGCGAGTGCGGGTCGTCACCGACTGCGACTACATGGCCCTCAACGGCTCACAGATCGGCCTGCTGCGCAAGGCAG GTATCCAGGTCCGGCACGATCAAGACCTGGGCTACATGCATCACAAGTTCGCCATCGTGGATAGGAGGGTGCTCATCACTGGCTCGCTCAACTGGACCACACAGGCCATCCAGAACAACAGGGAGAACGTGCTCATCATGGAGGACAACGAGTACGTGCGGCTTTTTCTGGAAGAATTTGAGCGCATCTGGGAAGAGTTTAACCCTACAAAGTATATCTTTTtcccacaaaagaagaaaagtcactGA
- the PLD6 gene encoding mitochondrial cardiolipin hydrolase isoform X1: MWRLRGRVAVATAVGLALALEVLPWVLRWLRSGRRRLRREVLFFPSQVTCTEALLKAPDEAAAALPNCCGCGLPHSESSLSRLMRALLAARVSLELCLFAFSSPQLGRAVQLLHQRGVRVRVVTDCDYMALNGSQIGLLRKAGRPGGGAGGEGRPDPRGVLGKGIQVRHDQDLGYMHHKFAIVDRRVLITGSLNWTTQAIQNNRENVLIMEDNEFHPEVCWLCVWSHLPAHADTTTQRPFSAVFFLFKVTLQQQQQK; encoded by the exons ATGTGGCGGTTGCGCGGGCGGGTGGCGGTTGCGACGGCTGTGGGCCTGGCGCTGGCCCTGGAGGTGCTACCTTGGGTGCTGCGCTGGCTGCGGtccgggcggcggcggctgcggcgtGAGGTGCTGTTCTTCCCGTCGCAGGTGACCTGCACCGAGGCTCTGCTGAAGGCTCCGGACGAGGCGGCAGCCGCGCTCCCCAACTGCTGCGGGTGCGGCCTGCCTCACAGCGAGAGCTCCCTGAGCCGCCTAATGCGCGCCCTGCTGGCCGCCCGCGTCAGCCTGGAGCTCTGCCTGTTCGCCTTCTCCAGCCCGCAGCTGGGCCGCGCGGTCCAGCTGCTGCACCAGCGCGGGGTGCGAGTGCGGGTCGTCACCGACTGCGACTACATGGCCCTCAACGGCTCACAGATCGGCCTGCTGCGCAAGGCAGGTAGGCCCGGCGGGGGCGCAGGTGGAGAAGGCCGACCTGACCCACGAGGGGTCCTAGGCAAAG GTATCCAGGTCCGGCACGATCAAGACCTGGGCTACATGCATCACAAGTTCGCCATCGTGGATAGGAGGGTGCTCATCACTGGCTCGCTCAACTGGACCACACAGGCCATCCAGAACAACAGGGAGAACGTGCTCATCATGGAGGACAACGA GTTCCATCCTGAGGTCTGCTGGCTGTGTGTGTGGTCTCACCTCCCGGCTCATGCTGACACTACCACCCAGAGACCCTTCAGtgctgtgtttttcctttttaaagttacccttcaacaacaacaacaaaagtaa